Proteins encoded within one genomic window of Acinetobacter sp. WCHA55:
- the putA gene encoding trifunctional transcriptional regulator/proline dehydrogenase/L-glutamate gamma-semialdehyde dehydrogenase, whose translation MNMMESNTHFNDAQTQFEYITEFKEKSELEVEINTAWRRAETDCVQNLLDHSKISDEMNQRIHELAFDLAHTLRERKSGSGKAGIVQGLLQEFALSSQEGIALMCLAEALLRIPDMATRDLLIKDKINQGNWKEHVGQSNLMFVNAAAWGLMLTGKLMETPKQNSLSGTLTGLLARSGRGIIRKAVDVAMRMMGEQFVTGETIGEALQHAERLEEKGFRYSYDMLGEAALTDHDADRYMKDYTDAIHAIGQASKDKDVYDGPGISIKLSALHPRYQRAQVARMHEELYGKVFTLAKLARGYNIGLNIDAEESERLEISLEMLERLCFEPELKDWKGIGFVIQAYQKRCFYVVDYIVDLAKRSEKRLMIRLVKGAYWDSEIKKAQIEGMTDYPVFTRKVHTDLSYIACAKKLLAAPEQIYPQFATHNAQTLATIYEMANPEKYYVGQYEFQCLHGMGEPLYEQVVGEKQDKKLGVPCRIYAPVGNHETLLAYLVRRLLENGANTSFVNRIADKSLAIDDLIENPTQTILSSAKRENIVGQKHLSIPLPADLYGQLRANSKGLDLANDSALAQLNQTAQQFAKHQWSAAPMGEHIQTNEAVAPQSIINPARHSDVVGYVQEATTEQVEQALNNAQAIQDIWARTAKDTRASYLLRAADLMEARLEELMVILCRESGKTYANAIAEVREAVDFLRYYATQMIDLDANAEVEPLGTMLCISPWNFPLAIFTGQVAAALVAGNTVIAKPAEQTPLIAAQAVQILWQAGVPQAAVQLMPGRGETVGAQLSAAEQVQGIMFTGSTEVAKILQKTVAKRLSKTGESIPLIAETGGQNAMIVDSSALTEQVVLDVVSSAYDSAGQRCSALRVLCVQEDNADAVIQMLKGAMQQLQVGNPYLLKTDIGPVIDAEAQENIQKHIDKMRQKGHRVHQLMRNDTQDTELDAGTFITPTLIELPNLNDLEREVFGPVLHVIRFNQGSLKQLLEHINSKGYGLTMGLHTRIDETIQTVMTHAEVGNLYINRNIVGAVVGVQPFGGEGLSGTGPKAGGPIYLYRLMQNCSAKKLNKPFATGADLNPQVEFSNSALFLEWAAKTFPAVKLAKIENFCSGHHYELQGPTGESNQYMVIPRHAVLSLAEQEADQLQQLNAIFAVGSRPAVLADNSFVLKHMPSMPKALAQAFHVIKDIKTDAFDAVLHHGTTTQLLALQQQIAERQGAIVGITHLSPSQTAIPLERFIIERAISVNTAAAGGNASLMTLN comes from the coding sequence ATGAATATGATGGAAAGCAATACGCACTTCAACGACGCTCAAACTCAATTTGAATATATTACCGAATTCAAAGAAAAAAGTGAGCTTGAAGTTGAAATCAATACCGCTTGGCGACGTGCCGAAACTGACTGTGTTCAAAACTTATTAGACCACAGCAAAATCTCTGACGAGATGAATCAACGCATTCATGAACTTGCGTTTGATTTGGCTCATACTTTACGTGAACGTAAAAGCGGCAGCGGTAAAGCAGGTATTGTACAGGGTCTCTTACAAGAATTTGCACTGTCTTCTCAAGAAGGCATCGCGTTGATGTGTTTAGCTGAAGCTTTGCTTCGTATTCCAGATATGGCGACACGTGACCTATTGATTAAAGACAAAATCAACCAAGGCAACTGGAAAGAACACGTTGGTCAAAGTAACCTGATGTTTGTCAATGCGGCTGCATGGGGTCTCATGTTGACTGGCAAGCTCATGGAAACTCCAAAGCAAAATAGCTTATCAGGCACTTTAACAGGCTTATTGGCACGTAGTGGTCGTGGCATCATTCGTAAAGCAGTTGATGTGGCAATGCGCATGATGGGCGAACAGTTTGTGACTGGCGAAACCATTGGTGAAGCACTACAACACGCTGAGCGTCTTGAAGAAAAAGGCTTCCGCTATTCATATGACATGCTAGGTGAAGCAGCACTGACTGATCATGATGCTGATCGTTATATGAAAGACTATACCGATGCCATTCATGCCATTGGCCAAGCGTCAAAAGACAAAGATGTTTACGACGGCCCAGGTATTTCAATTAAATTATCTGCTCTACATCCTCGCTATCAACGCGCACAAGTTGCACGTATGCATGAAGAGTTGTACGGCAAAGTCTTTACCCTTGCTAAATTAGCACGCGGCTACAACATCGGTTTAAATATCGATGCAGAAGAATCTGAGCGTTTAGAAATTTCTTTAGAAATGCTTGAACGCCTATGCTTTGAACCAGAGCTCAAAGACTGGAAAGGCATTGGTTTCGTTATCCAAGCGTATCAAAAACGTTGTTTCTATGTGGTTGACTACATCGTAGATTTGGCTAAACGTAGCGAAAAACGCCTCATGATCCGTTTAGTGAAAGGCGCGTACTGGGACAGCGAAATTAAAAAAGCACAAATCGAAGGGATGACCGACTATCCTGTATTTACCCGTAAAGTACATACAGACTTGTCGTATATCGCATGTGCGAAAAAATTATTGGCTGCACCAGAACAAATCTATCCACAGTTTGCAACGCATAATGCTCAGACTTTAGCAACCATTTATGAAATGGCCAACCCAGAGAAATACTACGTGGGTCAGTATGAGTTCCAATGCTTACATGGCATGGGTGAACCACTTTATGAACAAGTAGTCGGTGAAAAGCAAGATAAAAAGCTGGGTGTACCGTGCCGTATTTATGCGCCTGTCGGTAACCATGAAACACTCTTGGCTTATCTTGTACGTCGCTTACTTGAAAATGGTGCAAACACCTCTTTTGTAAACCGTATTGCAGACAAGTCACTCGCAATTGATGATTTGATTGAAAACCCAACTCAAACGATTTTAAGTAGTGCAAAACGTGAAAATATCGTAGGTCAAAAGCACCTTTCGATTCCCCTTCCTGCTGATCTTTATGGCCAACTACGTGCAAACTCTAAAGGTTTAGATCTTGCAAATGACTCTGCATTAGCTCAATTGAACCAAACAGCTCAACAGTTTGCTAAACACCAATGGTCTGCTGCGCCAATGGGTGAGCATATTCAGACCAATGAAGCCGTTGCTCCGCAAAGCATTATCAACCCAGCACGTCACTCAGATGTTGTGGGTTACGTACAAGAAGCGACAACTGAACAAGTTGAGCAAGCATTAAACAATGCACAGGCTATTCAAGACATTTGGGCACGTACTGCTAAAGACACCCGTGCGAGTTACCTACTTCGCGCTGCCGACTTAATGGAAGCTCGCTTAGAAGAACTAATGGTTATACTTTGCCGTGAAAGTGGTAAAACTTATGCCAATGCTATTGCAGAAGTTCGCGAAGCTGTAGATTTCTTACGCTACTATGCAACGCAAATGATTGATCTAGATGCGAATGCAGAAGTTGAGCCTTTAGGCACCATGCTGTGTATTAGCCCATGGAACTTCCCATTAGCCATCTTTACAGGTCAGGTTGCTGCTGCGTTGGTTGCGGGTAATACGGTGATTGCAAAACCAGCTGAACAAACCCCATTGATCGCAGCGCAAGCAGTTCAAATTTTATGGCAAGCAGGTGTCCCTCAAGCGGCTGTACAGCTAATGCCGGGTCGCGGTGAAACTGTGGGTGCACAACTCAGTGCAGCTGAACAAGTTCAAGGTATCATGTTCACAGGCTCAACTGAAGTTGCCAAAATTTTGCAAAAAACTGTGGCAAAACGTTTGAGCAAAACTGGTGAAAGCATTCCACTGATTGCTGAAACAGGCGGTCAAAATGCCATGATCGTTGATTCTTCGGCACTGACTGAACAAGTTGTACTTGACGTCGTCAGCTCAGCTTATGACAGTGCAGGTCAACGTTGTTCTGCCCTTCGCGTACTGTGTGTACAAGAAGACAATGCCGATGCTGTCATTCAAATGCTTAAAGGCGCAATGCAACAGCTTCAAGTAGGCAACCCATATCTACTTAAAACAGATATTGGTCCTGTGATTGATGCTGAAGCACAAGAAAACATTCAAAAGCACATCGACAAAATGCGCCAAAAAGGTCATCGTGTACACCAGTTGATGCGTAATGATACTCAAGACACTGAACTAGATGCAGGCACGTTCATTACACCAACACTGATTGAACTGCCAAATCTCAATGATTTAGAGCGCGAAGTATTTGGCCCTGTGCTGCACGTGATTCGTTTTAACCAAGGTTCACTCAAACAATTACTTGAGCACATCAACAGCAAAGGCTATGGCTTAACGATGGGTCTACATACCCGTATTGATGAGACCATCCAAACTGTAATGACCCATGCTGAAGTAGGTAACCTCTACATCAACCGTAACATCGTAGGTGCAGTTGTCGGTGTACAACCTTTTGGTGGCGAAGGTTTATCTGGTACAGGCCCTAAAGCGGGTGGTCCAATTTATCTATATCGCCTAATGCAAAACTGTTCGGCGAAAAAATTGAATAAACCATTTGCAACAGGTGCTGATTTGAACCCTCAAGTCGAGTTCAGCAACTCTGCATTGTTCCTTGAGTGGGCTGCTAAAACCTTCCCTGCAGTAAAATTGGCAAAAATTGAGAACTTCTGTTCTGGCCATCATTACGAGTTGCAAGGCCCAACAGGTGAAAGCAACCAATATATGGTGATCCCACGTCATGCAGTCTTGTCACTGGCTGAACAAGAAGCGGATCAACTACAACAGTTGAATGCGATTTTTGCAGTCGGTAGCCGTCCAGCGGTGCTTGCAGACAACAGCTTTGTGCTAAAACACATGCCAAGTATGCCTAAAGCATTGGCTCAAGCGTTCCATGTCATCAAAGACATCAAAACTGATGCTTTTGATGCAGTATTACACCACGGTACAACAACACAGCTTCTTGCGCTGCAACAGCAAATTGCCGAGCGTCAAGGTGCGATTGTCGGTATTACTCACCTTAGCCCATCACAAACCGCCATTCCTTTGGAACGTTTTATAATTGAGCGCGCGATCAGTGTTAACACTGCAGCTGCTGGTGGAAATGCAAGCCTCATGACTTTGAACTAA
- a CDS encoding Lrp/AsnC ligand binding domain-containing protein, translating into MTSPIFSLDRTDIKILDILQRDGKISNIKLAEEVNLSATAALARVQKLTKEGFILSYEARLNPNMLNASFVVFVEILLDKTTPHVLDDFRHAVLQHDEIVECHMTSGGFDFVVKIRCASMDEFRKISGQVLWQLPGVKETRSYPVMEVIKESSRIQLKYKPLSK; encoded by the coding sequence ATGACGAGCCCAATTTTTAGCTTGGACCGAACAGATATCAAAATATTAGATATTCTTCAAAGAGATGGAAAAATATCGAATATTAAACTTGCCGAAGAAGTGAACTTATCAGCGACGGCTGCTTTGGCTCGGGTGCAAAAATTAACTAAGGAAGGCTTTATTCTGAGTTATGAAGCACGCTTAAATCCAAACATGCTGAATGCCAGCTTTGTGGTTTTTGTTGAGATACTTTTGGATAAAACCACGCCACACGTCTTGGACGATTTTCGCCATGCCGTGCTACAACATGATGAAATTGTGGAGTGCCATATGACCAGTGGGGGTTTCGATTTTGTAGTGAAAATTCGCTGTGCCAGTATGGATGAGTTCCGTAAAATCTCAGGTCAAGTCTTGTGGCAACTGCCGGGCGTCAAAGAAACGCGCAGTTATCCCGTGATGGAAGTGATCAAAGAAAGCTCACGTATTCAGCTTAAATACAAACCTTTGTCGAAATAA
- the putP gene encoding sodium/proline symporter PutP: MSQINPTLVTFLVYIIAMVGIGLYAYKSTNNFDDYILGGRSLGSMVTALSAGASDMSGWLLMGLPGAIYLSGLSEAWIAVGLIIGAWLNWLLVAGRLRVHTEVQNNALTLPDYFTGRFADRKRILRMISAIVILVFFAIYCASGMVAGSRLFESIFGWDYTTALWISAIATISYVCIGGFLAISWTDTFQAGLMIFALLLTPIMTYLAIDGNAAQFTILLESARPQAMHIVSELSTVAILSSLAWGLGYFGQPHILVRFMAADSVKTIPAARRIGMTWMILCLGGAVGAGFIAIAYFQQHPELAAVVSQNPETVFMELTKILFNPWVAGVILAAILAAVMSTLSCQLLVCSTTLTEDMYKAFIRKTASQKELVWVGRFMVLAVAVLAICLASNPDSKVLGLVAYAWAGFGAAFGPLIILSLFWKRMTLNGAIAGIIVGAVTVIVWKNTLGHLGLYEIIPGFIFSWISIVVVSLMGKAPEAEVVQRFEQADSMYKQAMAEMKEESTQR; the protein is encoded by the coding sequence ATGAGTCAAATTAACCCCACCCTCGTCACATTTTTAGTTTATATCATTGCCATGGTTGGCATCGGTTTGTATGCATACAAGTCTACAAACAACTTTGATGATTACATCTTAGGTGGTCGTAGTTTAGGAAGCATGGTTACTGCGCTTTCTGCAGGTGCATCAGACATGAGTGGCTGGTTACTAATGGGCTTACCGGGCGCAATTTATTTGTCTGGTTTGTCTGAAGCGTGGATTGCTGTAGGTCTAATCATCGGTGCATGGCTAAACTGGTTATTGGTTGCAGGACGTTTGCGTGTACATACGGAAGTCCAAAACAATGCCCTCACCCTACCTGATTATTTCACGGGTCGTTTCGCAGATCGTAAACGTATCTTGCGTATGATCTCTGCGATCGTTATTTTAGTATTCTTCGCCATTTACTGTGCCTCAGGCATGGTGGCTGGCTCACGTTTATTTGAAAGCATCTTTGGCTGGGACTACACTACTGCTCTTTGGATTAGTGCAATTGCAACCATCAGTTATGTATGTATCGGTGGGTTCCTTGCTATTAGTTGGACCGATACCTTCCAAGCAGGCTTAATGATTTTTGCTTTGCTGCTTACACCAATCATGACTTACCTTGCGATTGATGGTAATGCCGCACAATTCACAATCCTGCTTGAATCTGCTCGCCCACAAGCAATGCACATTGTCTCTGAACTCAGCACTGTTGCCATTCTGTCATCATTGGCATGGGGCTTAGGCTATTTTGGTCAGCCACACATTTTAGTGCGCTTTATGGCTGCGGACTCTGTGAAAACAATTCCTGCTGCGCGTCGCATTGGTATGACATGGATGATTTTATGTCTAGGTGGTGCAGTCGGCGCAGGTTTCATCGCAATTGCTTACTTCCAACAGCACCCTGAACTGGCGGCTGTGGTTTCTCAAAACCCTGAAACTGTGTTCATGGAACTGACCAAAATTCTCTTCAACCCATGGGTGGCGGGTGTAATTCTAGCTGCAATTTTAGCTGCGGTGATGAGCACATTAAGCTGTCAGTTACTGGTTTGCTCTACAACATTGACAGAAGACATGTACAAAGCATTCATCCGCAAAACTGCTTCTCAAAAAGAATTGGTCTGGGTGGGTCGTTTCATGGTTCTTGCAGTTGCTGTTCTTGCAATTTGTTTAGCAAGCAACCCTGACAGTAAAGTTTTAGGCCTTGTTGCTTATGCATGGGCAGGTTTTGGTGCGGCATTTGGTCCACTGATTATCTTGTCTTTGTTCTGGAAGCGCATGACTTTGAATGGTGCTATTGCAGGTATTATTGTTGGTGCGGTAACCGTGATTGTGTGGAAAAATACATTAGGACACTTAGGTCTATATGAAATTATTCCAGGCTTTATCTTCTCTTGGATTAGCATTGTCGTTGTAAGCTTAATGGGTAAAGCCCCTGAAGCTGAAGTGGTACAACGCTTTGAACAAGCAGACAGCATGTACAAACAAGCAATGGCTGAAATGAAAGAAGAATCTACACAACGTTAA
- the mfd gene encoding transcription-repair coupling factor codes for MFQEEISQLNVQQLKAGEKRWLGNLLGSSAALFIQTLSTQNKKLFVVVAKNNQHLAQLESEFEFYGIRPTIFPDWEILPYDRLSPHQDIVSERLAILSNMPQTGVLLISASTLAQRVAPTSWLLGEHFDIHVGQKFELEQQKKRLIQAGYHLVDTVYDHGEFAVRGSIMDIYASGQAAPIRIDLFDDEIETLKFFDPETQRTTQNLKQFSVLPAKEFPLKEARSMFRDRYAEMFPTANPKKNPIYQDVLEGIASPGIEFYFPLFFSAAQMEAQSTLLSYLPSHSIVITDKQVDDGLDSFWKEVDRRYEDRRHNVDQPILAPNQLFISTNQVLEQLNTFPRIIASVDAFDLKAGVINLNTALPPRLAVDPKHEKPFHAVKQYIDVANHPVLLVAESAGRRETLKDALRATLGEIPNVENFTEFQKSLHAIAITSAPLERGLVLNDSISIISENQLYEHRVVQRRRKRQQEVSEEFLIRSLTELSMDAPVVHIDYGVGRYAGLVTLSIDEQDYEFLQLDYADAAKVYVPVTNLHLISRYSGGDPDLAPLHKLGTDAWSKAKRKALEQIHDVAAELLHIQARRQAKPGFGFELDQGQYMQFASGFAYEETLDQANAIEATLYDMQLTKPMDRLVCGDVGFGKTEVAMRAAFLAVQNNKQVAVLVPTTLLAQQHYESFKDRFADWPIRIEVLSRFGSSKSHTKTIEDLVEGKVDIVIGTHKILQESVQFKDLGLMIVDEEHRFGVRDKERIKAMRADVDMLTLTATPIPRTLNMAFSGMRDLSIIATPPARRLAVKTFVQEHTGDSVKEAILRELLRGGQVYFLHNEVETIERAAESLRELLPEARVAVAHGQMRERELEQVMQQFYHKEYNVLVCSTIIETGIDVPNANTILIERADKLGLAQLHQLRGRVGRSHHQAYAYLLVPSIKGLKGDAEKRLDAIQRASTLGAGFMLATEDLEIRGAGELLGEQQSGSMQAIGYSLYMEMLEKATKAIQKGKTPNFEAPLSLTAEINLHMPALIPDEYLGDVHQRLLFYKRISNTDSQEKLDNIRMELIDRFGIPPQPVKQLFAVHQMRLKAEILGITKVDIAANGGAIEFSPDTPVQAISIIQMMQKHPTFFRMEGGQRLKVMVMLEEYEKRIQFINDLLESLLKELH; via the coding sequence ATGTTCCAAGAAGAAATCTCCCAACTGAATGTGCAACAACTAAAAGCAGGCGAAAAACGTTGGCTGGGAAATTTGCTCGGCTCTTCAGCTGCATTATTCATTCAAACGCTAAGTACACAAAATAAAAAGCTCTTTGTCGTTGTGGCAAAAAATAATCAACACTTAGCACAACTCGAAAGTGAATTTGAATTTTATGGTATTCGACCGACCATTTTTCCAGACTGGGAAATTCTGCCTTATGACCGTTTATCTCCGCATCAGGATATTGTGTCTGAGCGTCTCGCAATTTTATCTAATATGCCGCAAACAGGGGTCTTACTGATTTCTGCTTCGACCTTGGCGCAGCGTGTAGCGCCGACTTCGTGGCTGTTGGGAGAACATTTTGATATTCATGTTGGTCAAAAGTTTGAATTGGAACAGCAGAAGAAGCGTTTGATTCAAGCAGGCTATCATTTGGTCGACACAGTATATGATCATGGTGAATTTGCGGTTCGGGGTAGCATTATGGATATCTATGCCTCAGGTCAAGCTGCACCAATTCGTATCGATTTGTTTGATGATGAAATTGAAACCCTCAAGTTTTTTGATCCTGAAACACAACGCACTACACAAAATTTAAAACAATTTTCGGTATTACCAGCTAAAGAGTTTCCGCTGAAAGAAGCTCGCAGCATGTTTCGTGATCGCTATGCAGAAATGTTTCCTACGGCAAATCCAAAGAAAAATCCAATTTATCAGGATGTGTTAGAAGGGATTGCATCCCCAGGGATTGAGTTCTATTTTCCGCTTTTTTTCAGTGCTGCGCAGATGGAAGCTCAAAGTACACTACTTTCGTATTTACCAAGTCATTCTATTGTAATTACAGACAAGCAAGTTGATGATGGTTTAGATAGTTTTTGGAAAGAAGTCGATCGCCGTTATGAAGACCGTCGCCATAATGTTGACCAGCCAATTTTAGCCCCTAACCAGCTTTTTATTTCGACTAATCAAGTTTTAGAACAACTCAATACCTTTCCCCGCATTATTGCCTCAGTTGATGCTTTTGATCTAAAAGCAGGTGTGATCAATTTAAACACCGCACTTCCGCCACGTTTAGCGGTCGATCCTAAGCATGAAAAGCCCTTTCATGCAGTTAAACAGTATATTGATGTTGCTAATCATCCAGTATTACTGGTTGCTGAAAGCGCTGGGCGTCGTGAAACTTTAAAAGATGCCTTGCGTGCCACATTGGGGGAGATTCCTAATGTCGAGAATTTTACGGAATTTCAAAAATCCTTACATGCCATAGCAATTACCAGTGCACCATTAGAACGTGGCTTAGTATTAAACGACAGTATTAGCATCATTTCTGAAAATCAGTTGTATGAGCATCGTGTTGTACAGCGTCGTCGTAAACGTCAGCAAGAGGTTTCCGAAGAGTTTCTCATCCGTAGTTTGACTGAGTTGAGTATGGATGCACCGGTGGTGCATATCGACTACGGTGTGGGGCGTTATGCGGGCTTAGTCACTTTAAGTATTGATGAGCAAGACTATGAGTTCTTGCAGCTCGATTATGCCGATGCTGCCAAAGTCTATGTTCCTGTCACCAATTTGCATTTGATCAGCCGTTATAGTGGCGGTGATCCAGACTTAGCACCCTTGCATAAGCTGGGTACTGATGCTTGGAGTAAAGCAAAACGTAAAGCGTTGGAGCAAATCCATGATGTAGCAGCGGAATTATTGCATATCCAAGCCCGTCGTCAAGCTAAACCAGGTTTTGGTTTTGAGTTGGATCAAGGTCAATATATGCAGTTTGCCAGTGGCTTTGCTTATGAGGAAACACTCGATCAAGCTAATGCCATCGAGGCGACTTTGTATGATATGCAACTGACCAAACCTATGGATCGCTTGGTTTGTGGTGATGTAGGCTTTGGTAAAACCGAAGTTGCGATGCGCGCAGCATTTTTAGCCGTGCAGAACAACAAACAAGTGGCGGTTTTGGTGCCGACGACGTTGCTGGCCCAACAGCATTACGAGTCGTTTAAAGATCGTTTTGCAGACTGGCCTATTCGTATCGAAGTTTTATCACGTTTTGGCAGCAGTAAATCACATACCAAAACGATCGAAGACTTAGTTGAGGGCAAAGTCGATATTGTGATTGGTACGCATAAAATTCTACAAGAAAGTGTCCAATTTAAAGACTTAGGCTTGATGATTGTGGATGAAGAACATCGTTTCGGTGTACGCGATAAAGAGCGGATTAAAGCGATGCGTGCAGATGTGGATATGTTGACTCTGACCGCAACTCCAATTCCACGGACTTTGAATATGGCCTTTAGCGGCATGCGCGATCTATCCATTATTGCCACACCACCTGCACGACGTTTAGCCGTAAAAACTTTTGTGCAAGAACATACGGGTGATTCAGTTAAAGAAGCCATCTTGCGTGAGTTACTGCGTGGTGGACAAGTCTATTTCCTGCATAATGAAGTGGAAACGATTGAACGTGCAGCGGAGAGTCTTCGAGAGTTGCTCCCTGAGGCACGTGTGGCTGTTGCACATGGTCAAATGCGTGAACGCGAGTTAGAACAAGTCATGCAGCAGTTCTACCATAAAGAATATAACGTGTTGGTCTGTTCAACCATTATTGAAACAGGGATTGATGTTCCGAATGCCAATACTATTTTAATTGAACGTGCAGATAAGCTGGGTTTAGCACAGTTGCATCAGCTGCGTGGGCGTGTAGGGCGCTCGCATCACCAAGCCTATGCCTATTTGTTGGTGCCATCCATCAAAGGGTTGAAAGGTGATGCTGAAAAACGATTAGATGCGATTCAGCGGGCGTCGACATTAGGCGCGGGCTTTATGTTGGCGACGGAAGACTTAGAAATTCGCGGAGCGGGTGAGTTATTGGGCGAGCAACAAAGTGGATCCATGCAAGCTATTGGCTATAGTTTATATATGGAGATGCTTGAAAAGGCGACCAAAGCTATTCAAAAGGGTAAAACTCCAAACTTCGAGGCGCCACTCTCACTGACCGCAGAAATCAATTTACATATGCCGGCTTTGATTCCAGATGAATATCTAGGGGATGTTCATCAGCGTTTATTGTTCTATAAGCGCATTAGTAATACAGATAGTCAGGAAAAACTCGATAACATTCGTATGGAGTTGATTGACCGTTTTGGGATACCGCCACAACCTGTGAAGCAGCTTTTTGCTGTGCATCAGATGCGTTTGAAAGCAGAAATATTGGGTATTACCAAGGTGGATATTGCTGCTAATGGAGGTGCGATTGAATTTTCACCTGATACTCCCGTTCAGGCGATTAGTATTATTCAGATGATGCAAAAACACCCGACCTTTTTTAGGATGGAGGGTGGCCAGCGATTAAAGGTTATGGTGATGCTAGAGGAATATGAAAAACGGATTCAATTTATCAATGACTTATTGGAAAGTTTGTTGAAAGAATTGCATTAA
- a CDS encoding HIT domain-containing protein: protein MFSLHPQLAQDTFFVGDFPLSTCRLMNDMQFPWLILIPRVPGITELYELSQADQEQFLRESSWLSSQLARVFRADKMNVAALGNMVPQLHFHHVVRYQNDVAWPKPVWGTPAVPYSNEVLAHMRQTLMLALRGQGDMPFDWRMD, encoded by the coding sequence ATGTTTAGTTTGCATCCACAACTTGCTCAAGATACGTTTTTTGTAGGCGACTTTCCACTTTCAACATGTCGCTTAATGAATGATATGCAATTCCCGTGGCTAATTTTAATTCCACGCGTGCCAGGCATCACTGAGTTATATGAGCTCAGTCAAGCCGACCAAGAACAGTTTTTACGTGAGTCAAGTTGGTTATCAAGCCAATTGGCTCGTGTATTCCGTGCTGACAAAATGAATGTTGCTGCTTTAGGTAACATGGTTCCGCAGCTCCATTTCCACCATGTTGTGCGTTATCAAAACGACGTCGCATGGCCAAAACCAGTTTGGGGTACACCCGCTGTTCCTTATAGCAATGAAGTGCTTGCGCATATGCGTCAAACTTTAATGCTTGCACTACGTGGTCAAGGTGATATGCCATTCGATTGGCGTATGGACTAA